A stretch of the Thermus thermophilus genome encodes the following:
- a CDS encoding cytochrome c3 family protein yields the protein MRRRNRWLKTLFWGSVLGVFLALVLVFSGVAVGALEQREGRPVPQPVPFNHAFHAGGLGLSCRYCHSAVEYAPYAGLPPTETCMTCHLYVKPDSPNLALVRESWEKGEPLRWNRVINLPDFVYFHHAPHVAKGVGCAECHGRVDQMPVVYQPQAFTMKFCLDCHRNPAPHLRPREQVFNMAYVPDPELGRELLKLYHVRPPEELTSCNTCHR from the coding sequence ATGAGACGGAGAAACCGCTGGCTCAAGACCCTCTTCTGGGGGTCGGTGTTGGGGGTCTTTCTCGCCTTGGTCCTGGTCTTCTCCGGGGTGGCGGTGGGGGCCTTGGAGCAGCGGGAAGGGCGGCCCGTGCCCCAGCCCGTCCCCTTCAACCACGCCTTCCACGCCGGGGGGCTCGGCCTTTCCTGCCGCTATTGCCATTCCGCCGTGGAGTACGCCCCTTACGCCGGGCTTCCCCCCACGGAGACCTGCATGACCTGCCACCTCTACGTGAAGCCGGATAGCCCCAACCTGGCCCTCGTGCGGGAGAGCTGGGAGAAAGGGGAGCCCCTCCGCTGGAACCGGGTGATCAACCTCCCCGACTTCGTCTACTTCCACCACGCCCCTCACGTGGCCAAGGGGGTGGGTTGCGCCGAGTGCCACGGCCGGGTGGACCAGATGCCCGTGGTCTACCAGCCCCAAGCCTTCACCATGAAGTTCTGCCTGGACTGCCACCGGAACCCCGCACCGCACCTGAGGCCTCGGGAGCAGGTCTTCAACATGGCCTACGTTCCGGACCCCGAGTTGGGACGGGAGCTCCTCAAGCTCTACCACGTCCGGCCCCCCGAGGAGCTCACGAGCTGCAACACCTGCCACCGCTAG
- a CDS encoding PEGA domain-containing protein, which yields MRKLWLAVLGLGAALAQEINPQGIIVNPVPTDLEVRVWVDKDPAKRGNAVYQIGESIYIYVRVNQDAYVYLFNINADGRIDPILPNPYERENLLRAGETRRFPPEGARYRYTITGPEGEDRILAVASRRPLSVAEILDVERGEARVQGWEGLARALSIVVRPVPAKDWVTDVARYYVGRTSAPPPTPATATLAVDSRPQGAEVYLDGRLQGRTPLVLSVNPGRHEVELRLAGYQPYRVTVNPKPGERVQVFAPLSPEPRQGTLSVSSTPPGAEVYVDGALRGRTPLTLSLPEGRYGVELRLADHEPYRAQVSVRRGETTRLDVRLTPIPRTGTLFLESSPQGAEVYLDGRLQGRTPLRLTLNEGTYRVELRLPGYEPYGATVRVERGRETRLVASLRPLRTGELFLEARPEGAEVYLDGRFAGRAPLRVSLEAGLHEVRVLAPGHAEYRAQVEVRPGESLRLFVELLPVRAVLELYLNVEARVFLDGEEVGVAKGGYLRLEAPFGEHELTLVAPGYRTLVQTLQVSGDRVLRFQMVPLGR from the coding sequence ATGCGGAAGCTTTGGCTGGCGGTCTTAGGGCTTGGGGCCGCGTTGGCCCAGGAGATCAACCCCCAGGGGATCATCGTCAACCCGGTGCCCACGGACCTCGAGGTCCGGGTCTGGGTGGACAAGGATCCGGCCAAGCGGGGGAACGCCGTCTACCAGATCGGCGAGTCCATTTACATCTACGTGCGCGTCAACCAGGACGCCTACGTCTACCTCTTCAACATCAACGCCGACGGCCGCATTGACCCCATCCTGCCCAACCCCTACGAGAGGGAGAACCTCCTCCGGGCGGGGGAGACCCGGCGTTTTCCCCCGGAGGGGGCCCGCTACCGCTACACCATCACCGGCCCCGAGGGGGAGGACAGGATCTTGGCGGTGGCGAGCCGCCGCCCCCTCTCCGTGGCGGAGATCCTGGACGTGGAGCGGGGCGAGGCGCGGGTCCAGGGCTGGGAGGGCTTGGCCCGCGCCCTCTCCATTGTCGTTAGGCCGGTTCCCGCCAAGGACTGGGTGACGGACGTGGCCCGCTACTACGTGGGCCGGACCTCCGCCCCGCCCCCCACCCCGGCCACGGCCACCCTGGCGGTGGACTCCAGGCCCCAGGGGGCCGAGGTCTACCTGGACGGCCGCCTCCAGGGCCGCACCCCCCTCGTCCTCTCCGTGAACCCCGGGCGGCACGAGGTGGAGCTTCGGCTTGCGGGCTACCAGCCCTACCGGGTGACGGTGAACCCCAAGCCGGGGGAGCGGGTGCAGGTCTTCGCCCCCCTCTCCCCCGAGCCCCGGCAGGGGACCTTGAGCGTGAGCTCTACCCCTCCGGGGGCCGAGGTCTACGTGGACGGGGCGTTGCGGGGCCGCACGCCCCTCACCCTGAGCCTGCCCGAGGGGCGGTACGGGGTGGAGCTTAGGCTTGCGGACCACGAGCCTTACCGGGCCCAGGTGTCGGTGCGCCGGGGGGAGACCACCCGGCTGGACGTGCGCCTCACCCCCATCCCCCGCACCGGCACCCTTTTCCTGGAGTCTAGCCCCCAAGGGGCCGAGGTCTACCTGGACGGCCGCCTCCAGGGCCGCACCCCTCTGCGCCTCACCCTGAACGAGGGCACCTACCGGGTGGAGCTCCGCCTCCCGGGGTACGAGCCCTATGGGGCCACGGTGCGGGTGGAAAGGGGCCGGGAGACCAGGCTTGTTGCGAGCCTCAGGCCCCTGCGCACCGGGGAGCTCTTCCTGGAGGCCAGGCCCGAGGGGGCCGAGGTCTACCTGGACGGCCGCTTCGCGGGGCGGGCTCCCCTTAGGGTGAGCCTCGAGGCCGGGCTCCACGAGGTCCGGGTCCTGGCCCCGGGGCACGCGGAGTACCGGGCCCAGGTGGAGGTGCGCCCCGGGGAGAGCCTGCGCCTCTTCGTGGAGCTCCTTCCCGTGCGGGCGGTCCTGGAGCTTTACCTCAACGTGGAGGCCCGGGTCTTCCTGGACGGGGAGGAGGTGGGCGTGGCCAAGGGGGGCTACCTCCGCCTGGAGGCGCCTTTCGGCGAGCACGAGCTCACCCTGGTGGCCCCGGGCTACCGCACCTTGGTCCAGACGCTCCAGGTGAGCGGGGACCGGGTCCTCCGCTTCCAGATGGTGCCCCTAGGGCGCTGA
- a CDS encoding acetyl-CoA carboxylase carboxyltransferase subunit alpha, with product MPLEFEKPILELERRIQELKETAKATGVDLEAEIRLLEERLARLKKETYENLTPWQRVQLARAQGRPTTLDVLEKAFQDFIELHGDRAFADDPAIVGGLAYLEGEKVVVVGHQKGRDTKENLQRNFGMPHPEGYRKAMRLMDLADRFGYPFLTFVDTPGAYPGVSAEERGQAWVIAQSIQRMSRLRVPAVTVILGEGGSGGALAIAVANRVLILENAWYSVISPESCAAILWRDAKEAPKAAEALKLTAKDLLQLKVVDAIVPEPEGGAHKDPEKAIQNIKEALLKALEELRGLSPEALYEDRYRRFRSLGVFAEP from the coding sequence ATGCCCCTGGAGTTTGAAAAGCCCATTCTGGAGCTGGAACGGCGCATTCAGGAGCTCAAGGAGACGGCCAAGGCCACGGGGGTGGACCTGGAGGCCGAGATCCGCCTCCTGGAGGAGCGCCTGGCCCGGCTCAAGAAGGAGACCTACGAGAACCTCACCCCCTGGCAACGGGTCCAGCTCGCCCGCGCCCAAGGGCGGCCCACCACCTTAGACGTCCTGGAGAAGGCCTTCCAGGACTTCATAGAGCTCCACGGGGACCGGGCCTTCGCCGACGACCCCGCCATCGTGGGGGGGCTCGCCTACCTCGAGGGGGAGAAGGTGGTGGTGGTGGGGCACCAGAAGGGCCGGGACACCAAGGAGAACCTCCAGCGCAACTTCGGCATGCCCCACCCCGAGGGGTACCGCAAGGCCATGCGCCTCATGGACCTGGCAGACCGTTTCGGCTACCCCTTTCTCACCTTCGTGGACACCCCCGGGGCCTATCCCGGGGTCTCCGCCGAGGAGCGGGGCCAGGCCTGGGTCATCGCCCAGAGCATCCAGCGGATGAGCCGCCTCCGGGTCCCCGCCGTGACGGTGATCCTGGGGGAGGGGGGAAGCGGGGGGGCCTTGGCCATCGCCGTGGCCAACCGGGTCCTCATCCTGGAGAACGCCTGGTACTCCGTGATCAGCCCCGAGTCCTGCGCCGCCATCCTCTGGCGGGACGCCAAGGAGGCCCCCAAGGCCGCCGAGGCCTTGAAGCTCACGGCGAAGGACCTCCTCCAGCTCAAGGTGGTGGACGCCATCGTCCCCGAGCCCGAGGGCGGGGCCCATAAGGACCCCGAGAAGGCCATCCAGAACATCAAGGAGGCCCTCCTAAAGGCCCTGGAGGAGCTTAGGGGCCTCTCCCCGGAGGCCCTCTACGAGGACCGCTACCGCCGCTTCCGCTCCCTGGGCGTCTTTGCCGAGCCTTAA
- the nrfD gene encoding NrfD/PsrC family molybdoenzyme membrane anchor subunit, with protein MPERHPDHDLIQGEWTEKTLVEKLLEPVEKPPPRPWKVVVAVGFVLTLAWLYAIFVTFTKGLGTWGINQPVLWGFDIVHFVWWIGIGHAGTLISAILVLMRQNWRDSLNRITEAMTLFAVLCAATYPLIHMGRPQNFYWILPYPTHLALWPQYKSPLSWDVLAIMTYLTISTLFLYLGLIPDLALLRERSQGWRKKLYGWLSLGWTGSALHWRRYRAAYVLLAGLATPVVISVHSVVSMDFAYGVVPGWHLTLFPPFFAAGAIYSGFAMALTLLIPLRKWYRLEGVITERHLDWMGKVTLASGLGVAYTYLLEIFIAWYSAEPAEWAQQLWRMTGPYAPYYWAMMLINVVLLQTLWFPRFRRNVAWLFVFSILANVGMWLERFVIVIISLSHDFLPGNFHLYSPTWVDWTLFLGTLGFFLFGLAVLIRLFPPIAVAEMLHLYHKLRKH; from the coding sequence ATGCCTGAACGGCACCCGGACCACGACCTCATCCAGGGGGAGTGGACGGAAAAGACCCTGGTGGAGAAGCTCTTAGAGCCCGTGGAGAAGCCCCCGCCCAGGCCCTGGAAGGTGGTGGTGGCCGTGGGCTTCGTCCTGACCCTGGCCTGGCTCTACGCCATCTTCGTCACCTTCACCAAGGGCCTCGGCACCTGGGGGATCAACCAGCCCGTCCTCTGGGGGTTTGACATCGTCCACTTCGTATGGTGGATCGGCATCGGCCACGCCGGGACCCTGATCAGCGCCATCCTCGTCCTCATGCGCCAAAACTGGCGGGACTCCTTAAACCGGATCACCGAGGCCATGACCCTCTTCGCCGTCCTCTGCGCCGCCACTTACCCCCTGATCCACATGGGCCGGCCCCAGAACTTTTACTGGATCCTGCCCTACCCCACCCACCTGGCCCTCTGGCCCCAGTACAAAAGCCCCCTCTCCTGGGACGTCTTGGCCATCATGACCTACCTCACCATCTCCACCCTCTTCCTCTACCTGGGCCTCATCCCCGACCTCGCCCTCCTCAGGGAGAGGAGCCAGGGCTGGCGGAAGAAGCTTTACGGTTGGCTTTCCTTAGGCTGGACGGGGAGCGCCCTCCACTGGCGGCGCTACCGGGCGGCCTACGTCCTCTTGGCGGGCCTCGCCACCCCCGTGGTCATCTCCGTGCACTCCGTGGTGAGCATGGACTTCGCCTACGGGGTGGTGCCGGGCTGGCACCTCACCCTCTTCCCCCCCTTCTTCGCCGCCGGGGCCATCTACTCGGGCTTCGCCATGGCCCTCACCCTCCTCATCCCCTTGAGGAAGTGGTACCGCCTCGAGGGGGTCATCACCGAGCGCCACCTGGACTGGATGGGCAAGGTGACCCTGGCCAGCGGCCTCGGGGTGGCCTACACCTACCTCTTGGAGATCTTCATCGCCTGGTACTCGGCGGAACCCGCGGAGTGGGCCCAGCAACTTTGGCGCATGACCGGGCCCTACGCCCCCTACTACTGGGCCATGATGCTCATCAACGTGGTCCTCCTCCAGACCCTCTGGTTCCCCAGGTTCCGCAGGAACGTGGCCTGGCTTTTTGTCTTCTCCATTTTGGCCAACGTGGGCATGTGGCTTGAGCGTTTCGTCATCGTGATCATCAGCCTCTCCCACGACTTCCTCCCCGGGAACTTCCACCTCTACTCCCCCACCTGGGTGGACTGGACCCTCTTCCTGGGCACCCTGGGCTTCTTCCTCTTCGGCCTTGCGGTCCTCATCCGCCTCTTCCCCCCCATCGCCGTGGCGGAGATGCTGCACCTCTACCACAAGCTTAGGAAGCACTAG
- a CDS encoding DUF3341 domain-containing protein, with amino-acid sequence MLYGYMAYFDAQEKLLEALKALKKAGYRHLEAITPTPLEGLEAVYGHDERIPWMAFFLGVLGAGLGLFLQVYTTLDYPHNAGGKPLLGWPAFIPVTFEITILTITVGIFLYLLYLNGLPLAAHPAVLAPRYREALVDRPALFVYATDPRFDPEATRDLLRALGAEVEEVRRA; translated from the coding sequence ATGCTGTACGGGTACATGGCCTACTTTGACGCGCAGGAGAAGCTTCTTGAGGCCCTGAAGGCCCTCAAGAAGGCGGGGTACCGCCACCTGGAGGCCATCACCCCGACCCCGTTGGAGGGCCTCGAGGCGGTGTACGGCCACGACGAGCGCATTCCCTGGATGGCCTTCTTCCTGGGGGTCTTGGGGGCAGGCCTCGGCCTCTTCCTCCAGGTCTACACCACCCTGGACTACCCCCACAACGCCGGGGGGAAGCCCCTTTTGGGCTGGCCCGCCTTCATCCCCGTCACCTTTGAGATCACCATCCTCACCATCACCGTGGGGATCTTCCTCTACCTCCTCTACCTGAACGGCCTCCCCCTGGCCGCCCACCCCGCCGTTCTCGCCCCCCGCTACCGGGAGGCCCTCGTGGACCGGCCCGCCCTCTTCGTCTACGCCACCGACCCCCGGTTTGACCCGGAGGCCACCCGGGACCTCCTTCGGGCCTTAGGGGCGGAGGTGGAGGAGGTGCGGCGTGCGTAG
- a CDS encoding bactofilin family protein — MGRMLGRRERTLTYLGPDTEVLGDMRAKGQVRIDGLVRGSVLVEGELEFGPTGRVEGERVEARSVVIHGEVKAELTAEKVVLSKTARFTGQLKAQALEVEAGAVFVGQSVTGEHKALEAPKEA; from the coding sequence ATGGGGCGGATGCTGGGAAGAAGGGAGCGCACCCTCACCTACCTCGGCCCCGACACCGAGGTCCTGGGCGACATGAGGGCCAAGGGCCAGGTGCGCATTGACGGCCTGGTGCGGGGTTCCGTCCTGGTGGAAGGGGAGCTGGAGTTCGGCCCCACGGGCCGGGTGGAAGGGGAGAGGGTGGAGGCCAGGTCCGTGGTCATCCACGGCGAGGTCAAGGCGGAGCTCACCGCCGAGAAGGTGGTCCTCTCCAAGACGGCCCGCTTCACCGGCCAGCTCAAGGCCCAGGCCCTCGAGGTGGAGGCGGGGGCGGTCTTCGTGGGACAGAGCGTGACCGGGGAGCACAAGGCCCTCGAGGCCCCCAAGGAGGCCTGA
- a CDS encoding NAD(P)/FAD-dependent oxidoreductase produces MTRVLVLGGGSGGLVAANKVKRLLGKEVEVTLVDRNTHHEFMPAYPWVAFGMREPEDIRRPLANLEKRGIQYLQATVEALDPAHNKVKTTAGELAYDYLIVSLGAEALPSPAPDGHAPWSLEGALKLREALRAFKGGKVVVGVSSPYYPCPPAPYEVAGQVEFALKVKGVRGKSTVEVFHINPAPLAGMGPVISGKVLEILKSKGIAFHGGFEPVEFAGGKVKAKDGRELSYDLLILTPPFAPNRVVRESPLAGPQGFPEVDRMTFRSPRFPNVFVIGDTVNPALMLPPAGVVAHFQGEYVAGVIASDLKGAYIGEPFNPVAMCIMDFGDNALLPQCAFDRVLAGTGMPSCGVMAVGKWVRVTKMLFEGFWFATLIE; encoded by the coding sequence ATGACGAGGGTTCTGGTTTTGGGCGGTGGCTCCGGCGGCCTGGTGGCGGCGAACAAGGTGAAGCGGCTTCTGGGGAAGGAGGTGGAGGTCACCCTGGTGGACCGGAACACCCACCACGAGTTCATGCCCGCCTACCCCTGGGTGGCCTTCGGCATGCGGGAGCCCGAGGACATCCGCCGCCCTCTGGCCAACCTGGAGAAGCGGGGCATCCAGTACCTGCAGGCCACGGTGGAGGCCCTGGACCCGGCCCACAACAAGGTGAAGACCACCGCCGGGGAGCTCGCCTACGACTACCTCATCGTTTCCTTGGGGGCCGAGGCCTTGCCCTCTCCGGCCCCCGACGGCCATGCTCCCTGGAGCCTGGAGGGGGCCTTGAAACTCCGGGAGGCCTTGCGGGCCTTCAAGGGCGGGAAAGTGGTGGTGGGGGTCTCCTCCCCCTACTACCCCTGCCCCCCGGCGCCCTACGAGGTGGCAGGGCAGGTGGAGTTCGCCCTTAAGGTCAAGGGGGTGCGGGGAAAGAGCACCGTGGAGGTCTTCCACATCAACCCCGCGCCCCTGGCGGGCATGGGGCCGGTGATCTCGGGGAAGGTCTTGGAGATCCTGAAGTCCAAGGGCATCGCCTTCCACGGGGGATTTGAGCCGGTGGAGTTCGCGGGGGGAAAGGTCAAGGCCAAGGACGGCCGGGAGCTTTCCTACGACCTCCTCATCCTCACTCCCCCCTTCGCCCCCAACCGGGTGGTGCGGGAAAGCCCCCTCGCCGGGCCCCAGGGCTTCCCCGAGGTGGACCGCATGACCTTCCGCTCCCCCAGGTTCCCCAACGTCTTCGTCATCGGGGACACGGTGAACCCCGCCCTCATGCTTCCCCCGGCCGGGGTGGTGGCCCACTTCCAGGGGGAGTACGTGGCCGGGGTGATCGCCTCCGACCTCAAGGGGGCCTACATCGGCGAGCCCTTCAACCCCGTGGCCATGTGCATCATGGACTTCGGCGACAACGCCCTCCTGCCCCAGTGCGCCTTTGACCGGGTGCTGGCGGGTACGGGCATGCCCTCCTGCGGGGTCATGGCCGTGGGCAAGTGGGTGCGGGTGACCAAGATGCTCTTTGAAGGCTTCTGGTTCGCCACGCTGATTGAGTAG
- a CDS encoding 4Fe-4S dicluster domain-containing protein, giving the protein MRRGPQEALERALFREEFPFGPVTRRGFLALGLVSLAACTPVVRRKGVPYVRQPEGVVEGGRREFFTALPHAGFAEPVRVRTYQGRPLFLVPQGEAMGPYPLAGLYSLYDPARKGKAPDWEGFYAAWRKALGEGETLLVLPRTTSPRLEALLQRAQARFPNLKVARFEAWSLENVYRGAELAFGQRAWPVYSPEKAETVLLLDVDLHEHPAGYGWWAALSQRRLPPMNRIYAVESGAGLLGAVADHRLALKPSALEAFLLDLAKALGVLPGSPASDYGGFLPALVEDLGRGGLLLPGVHLTPAAQALAMAVNARLGAPVAYVSPPEAEPATPRAFLEAEEASRLVWAAEGPLPGLRGKAFAAVLSLYPKEAPYSLPLAHPLEAASPARDAWGRLWPAQALLKPLYGGKGLEEVLAGLLGEELPALSPEEKRALAEGRPLEEAEPLALEPLPGLEGRLPALRREAPLELTLRPDARLFDGRYRENPYLQELPRPLSLLVWDGALLAGEREAEAWGLLEGIRARERRADPRRPLLRVRAGEREALLPLWPLPLLPEGSLVAPLSHFFHPEGTVFPAEVLPTGRDYPLVSTQYHGELGEVEAVKVLTEEEARKAQPKEEKRVSFYPPWPQGEHAWAMTVDLARCVGCGLCVLACQVENNIPVVGKEEVGKGREMHWIRLDRYFAEEGVFHQPVMCQHCEKAPCEAVCPVAATEHSPEGLNLMVYNRCVGTKYCSANCPYKARRFNFFPYAEAFIGQGDPRRAKESPLALLMNPEVTVRSRGVMEKCTYCVQRIELARAEAAREGRRIRTGEVVTACQEVCPGQAIHFGDLLDPEDPIHAHRREGRHYVLLEEANTWPRTTYLAHLKNPNPRLRKEGGHA; this is encoded by the coding sequence ATGCGCAGAGGACCCCAGGAGGCGTTGGAGCGAGCGCTTTTCCGGGAGGAGTTTCCCTTCGGTCCCGTGACCCGGAGGGGGTTTTTGGCCTTGGGCCTCGTCTCCTTGGCGGCCTGCACCCCGGTGGTGCGGCGCAAGGGGGTGCCCTACGTGCGCCAGCCCGAGGGGGTGGTGGAGGGCGGGCGCAGGGAGTTCTTCACCGCCCTGCCCCACGCGGGCTTCGCTGAGCCCGTGCGGGTGCGCACCTACCAGGGAAGGCCCCTCTTCCTCGTCCCCCAAGGGGAGGCCATGGGGCCCTACCCCCTTGCGGGGCTTTACAGCCTTTACGACCCGGCCCGCAAGGGCAAAGCCCCGGACTGGGAGGGGTTTTACGCCGCCTGGCGGAAGGCCTTGGGGGAAGGGGAGACCCTCCTCGTCCTCCCCCGCACCACCTCGCCCCGCCTCGAGGCCCTCCTCCAGCGGGCCCAGGCCCGCTTTCCCAACCTCAAGGTGGCCCGGTTTGAGGCCTGGAGCCTGGAGAACGTCTACCGGGGGGCGGAACTCGCCTTCGGGCAGAGGGCCTGGCCCGTCTATAGCCCCGAGAAGGCGGAGACGGTCCTCCTCTTGGACGTGGACCTCCACGAGCACCCCGCGGGCTACGGTTGGTGGGCCGCCCTAAGCCAGAGGCGCCTTCCCCCCATGAACCGCATCTACGCCGTGGAGAGCGGGGCGGGGCTCCTTGGCGCCGTGGCCGACCACCGCCTGGCCCTAAAGCCCAGCGCCCTCGAGGCCTTCCTCCTGGACCTGGCGAAGGCCCTCGGGGTCCTCCCGGGAAGCCCCGCCTCGGACTACGGGGGCTTCCTCCCCGCCTTGGTGGAGGACCTCGGGCGGGGAGGGCTCCTCCTCCCCGGGGTCCACCTCACCCCCGCGGCCCAGGCCCTGGCCATGGCGGTGAACGCGAGGCTTGGGGCCCCCGTGGCCTACGTATCGCCCCCCGAGGCCGAGCCCGCCACCCCCCGGGCCTTCCTCGAGGCGGAAGAGGCTTCCCGCCTCGTCTGGGCGGCGGAAGGCCCCTTGCCGGGCCTTCGGGGAAAGGCCTTCGCCGCGGTCCTCTCCCTCTACCCGAAGGAGGCCCCCTATAGCCTCCCCTTGGCCCACCCCCTGGAGGCGGCAAGCCCTGCCCGGGACGCCTGGGGCCGCCTCTGGCCCGCCCAAGCCCTCCTCAAGCCCCTCTACGGCGGGAAGGGCCTGGAGGAGGTGCTGGCGGGGCTTCTTGGGGAGGAACTTCCCGCCCTCTCCCCGGAGGAGAAGCGGGCCCTGGCCGAGGGCCGCCCCCTGGAGGAAGCGGAGCCTTTGGCCCTGGAGCCCCTCCCCGGCCTGGAGGGCCGCCTTCCCGCCTTGCGCCGGGAGGCCCCCCTGGAGCTCACCCTCCGCCCGGACGCGCGCCTTTTTGACGGCCGCTACCGGGAAAACCCCTACCTCCAAGAGCTTCCCCGGCCCCTCTCCCTCTTGGTCTGGGACGGGGCCCTCCTCGCCGGGGAGAGGGAGGCGGAGGCCTGGGGGCTTCTTGAGGGGATCCGCGCCCGGGAGCGGCGCGCCGACCCCAGGAGGCCCCTCCTTCGGGTGCGGGCCGGGGAGCGGGAGGCCCTCCTCCCCCTCTGGCCCCTCCCCCTCCTTCCCGAGGGAAGCCTCGTGGCCCCCCTCTCCCATTTCTTCCACCCTGAAGGGACGGTCTTCCCCGCGGAGGTCCTGCCCACGGGCCGGGACTACCCCCTCGTCTCCACCCAATACCACGGCGAGTTGGGGGAGGTGGAGGCGGTGAAGGTCCTCACCGAGGAGGAGGCGCGCAAGGCCCAGCCCAAGGAGGAGAAGCGCGTCTCCTTCTACCCCCCCTGGCCCCAGGGGGAGCACGCCTGGGCCATGACCGTGGACCTCGCCCGCTGCGTGGGGTGTGGGCTTTGCGTCCTTGCCTGCCAGGTGGAGAACAACATCCCCGTGGTGGGGAAGGAGGAGGTGGGGAAGGGCCGGGAGATGCACTGGATCCGCCTGGACCGCTACTTCGCCGAGGAGGGCGTCTTCCACCAGCCCGTGATGTGCCAGCACTGCGAGAAGGCCCCTTGCGAGGCGGTCTGCCCCGTGGCCGCCACGGAGCACTCCCCCGAGGGGCTCAACCTCATGGTCTACAACCGCTGCGTGGGCACGAAGTACTGCTCCGCCAACTGTCCCTACAAGGCGCGGCGCTTCAACTTCTTCCCCTACGCCGAGGCCTTCATCGGCCAAGGGGACCCGAGGCGGGCCAAGGAAAGCCCCCTCGCCCTCCTCATGAACCCCGAGGTGACGGTGAGAAGCCGGGGCGTCATGGAGAAGTGCACCTACTGCGTGCAGCGGATTGAGCTCGCCCGGGCCGAGGCCGCGAGGGAGGGGCGGAGGATCCGCACCGGGGAGGTGGTGACCGCCTGCCAGGAGGTCTGCCCCGGTCAGGCCATCCACTTCGGGGACCTCCTGGACCCCGAGGACCCCATCCACGCCCACCGGAGGGAGGGCCGCCACTACGTCCTCTTGGAGGAAGCGAACACCTGGCCCCGGACCACCTACCTCGCCCACCTGAAGAACCCCAACCCCAGGCTTAGGAAGGAGGGAGGCCATGCCTGA
- a CDS encoding c-type cytochrome translates to MRSLLLLALLLSGCGWMWDQPKVKAFRESPLPLAFPEDRVALGENLDQAVRLGLKPEGGFAESPYAFTEADLLRGKALYQSFCAICHGVRGEGDGRAIPLGVPKPRSFHDPAVRDQPEGYFYFAATNGFGRMLPYKSRIPERERWLIAHYIKRCLLLEACPEEVVHAEVH, encoded by the coding sequence GTGCGTAGCCTTCTCCTGCTCGCCCTTCTCCTTTCCGGATGCGGCTGGATGTGGGACCAGCCCAAGGTCAAGGCCTTCCGGGAAAGCCCCCTCCCCCTCGCCTTCCCCGAGGACCGGGTCGCCCTGGGGGAGAACCTGGACCAGGCGGTGCGGCTTGGGCTCAAGCCCGAGGGGGGTTTTGCGGAAAGCCCCTACGCCTTCACCGAGGCGGACCTCCTCCGGGGAAAGGCGCTCTACCAGAGCTTCTGCGCCATCTGCCACGGGGTAAGGGGGGAAGGGGACGGGAGGGCCATCCCCTTGGGCGTGCCCAAGCCCCGCTCCTTCCACGACCCCGCCGTGCGGGACCAGCCCGAGGGCTACTTCTACTTCGCCGCCACCAACGGCTTCGGCCGCATGCTCCCCTACAAGAGCCGCATCCCCGAGAGGGAGCGCTGGCTCATCGCCCACTACATCAAGCGGTGCCTCCTCTTGGAGGCCTGCCCTGAGGAGGTGGTGCATGCAGAGGTCCATTGA
- the accD gene encoding acetyl-CoA carboxylase, carboxyltransferase subunit beta: MALERLFRRKRPSGGNRDVPELWTKCEACGAQIYKKEFQENLHVCPKCGHHHRLPAQERVAMLADPGTFRETTRLRPLDPLGFVDTKPYTERLKAYQEETGRPDAVLGGTCQIGGVPAVLLVMDYAFAGGSMGSVVGEEIARGAERAAEEGRALVIVAASGGARMQEAALSLMQMAKTVMSLDRVWARRLPYVSVLTDPTTGGVTASFAALADVIFAEPGALIGFAGPRVIRQTIRQELPEGFQRSEFLLKHGMVDRVTDRRRLKAELVRVLRHLHPGVAYAPGV; encoded by the coding sequence ATGGCCCTGGAAAGGCTCTTCCGCAGAAAGCGCCCGAGCGGGGGCAACCGGGACGTTCCCGAGCTTTGGACCAAGTGCGAGGCCTGCGGGGCCCAGATTTACAAGAAGGAGTTCCAGGAAAACCTCCACGTCTGCCCCAAGTGCGGCCACCACCACCGCCTCCCCGCCCAGGAGCGGGTGGCCATGCTGGCCGACCCTGGGACCTTCCGGGAGACCACGAGGCTTCGGCCCCTGGACCCCTTGGGCTTCGTGGACACCAAGCCCTACACCGAGCGCCTCAAGGCCTACCAGGAGGAGACGGGTAGGCCCGATGCCGTCCTCGGGGGCACCTGCCAGATCGGCGGGGTGCCCGCGGTCCTCCTCGTCATGGACTACGCCTTCGCCGGGGGCTCCATGGGGAGCGTGGTGGGGGAGGAGATCGCCCGCGGGGCGGAGAGGGCGGCGGAGGAGGGGAGGGCCCTCGTCATCGTGGCCGCCTCGGGGGGGGCGAGGATGCAGGAAGCCGCCCTTTCCCTCATGCAGATGGCCAAGACGGTGATGAGCCTGGACCGGGTCTGGGCCCGGCGCCTGCCCTACGTCTCCGTCCTCACCGACCCCACCACGGGAGGGGTCACGGCGAGCTTCGCCGCCCTGGCCGACGTGATCTTCGCCGAGCCCGGGGCCCTGATCGGCTTCGCCGGGCCTAGGGTCATCCGCCAGACCATCCGCCAGGAGCTTCCCGAGGGCTTCCAGCGCTCCGAGTTCCTCTTGAAGCACGGCATGGTGGACCGGGTCACGGACCGGCGCCGCCTCAAGGCGGAGCTCGTGCGGGTCCTCCGCCACCTGCACCCGGGAGTAGCCTATGCCCCTGGAGTTTGA